AGATTGGCGTTACTTTGCGTTATCTGCTGTGATGTAGCTAGCTACCTGCATGCTAATCTAAAGCTAGCGTCCGTTCGTCCTCTACATGGAAGGTCAGGTTATGAGGCATTAGCTGCTTAACGACCACACTCACCCCCCGGTTCAACTGCTCAAACACAGCATCACCACCTTGGTCGAAGATGCGTTCGAAAAACACTGCTCCCACTATGATAGTGACAGCGAAGGTGGACGTCCTCCGGAACAGCAGGCTGTAGACAGTCTTTGCCAGCGCCATGTTGAGATCAGAGTAGAGAGTCTCAGGGAAAGCGGAAGCCCATAAGGTTCAATTCCGCTGGATGTTTATGTTGCGTAAATGGGAtgcatgaaaaagaaaatacgATTCCCACAAAATGTGATATTTTTTTCCTATTCGTATAACCTATCAGATGTACGTAAGTTTTTAAATAGGACCaatacttaaaaaatatatatatatctatatatatatatctatatatatatatatcagtcaTTTGTTCTATGTTGCAAAACATGGAAATGACGTCACTGACGAAAGGCGTCACTTCCCGTTGAGATAACAACACAACTGAAGGTAAAGTTTAATTCTCCCATATTCTGTGTCTTTGTAGGATCATATGCTGATATGTTCATCAATCAGTCAATtattctctgtgtgtttatagaGCTAACAGTTTGGTGGCATCGTTTGAGTGCTAGGCTACGCTAGGCATGCACCAGTATGCACGCGTTATTGTGATAAGAAACCTTTCAGCCTGACCCTTGATAAACCATTGATCAGTTGTGTATTGCAATATGGACATTGATTAAGGCCTG
The nucleotide sequence above comes from Gadus chalcogrammus isolate NIFS_2021 chromosome 4, NIFS_Gcha_1.0, whole genome shotgun sequence. Encoded proteins:
- the LOC130380571 gene encoding cytochrome b-c1 complex subunit 9, with product MALAKTVYSLLFRRTSTFAVTIIVGAVFFERIFDQGGDAVFEQLNRGKLWDHIKHKYEVKEE